One segment of Zonotrichia albicollis isolate bZonAlb1 chromosome 4, bZonAlb1.hap1, whole genome shotgun sequence DNA contains the following:
- the POLDIP3 gene encoding polymerase delta-interacting protein 3 isoform X3, with the protein MLQIGAARLNTRPVFGGVRSRIGIQQNLLNRSSPAVSFQQTFDARQKIGLTDARHKLGVKDAREKLLQKDARFKIKGKVQDAREMLNSRKQQSVAAEKVTKVVDAREKISLKRSTPAAISPAMGTVNPAVKITKTIQQKAPVPGHSHPAGMRINVVNNHTHKQGLYDTEDDEESVSPLPSKQMKITTTNSFLHNSTGLSSNKFSLSKTVPLTKVVQNDTYTAPPATAPPMRTKALANMSRTLVTKEVPPKEPAPVELAFSPLEGTKMTVNNLHPRVTEEDIVELFCVCGALKRARLVHPGVAEVVFVKKEDAITAYKKYNNRCLDGQPMKCNLHMNGNVITSDQPILLRLSDTPSVKKEGEPRRSSASASSNPPAEVDPETILKALFKSSGVSASVQPTEFKIKL; encoded by the exons ATGTTGCAGATCGGAGCTGCAAG ACTTAACACACGGCCAGTGTTTGGAGGTGTAAGATCTCGCATTGGGATCCAGCAAAATCTTCTGAATAGATCATCACCAGCTGTGAGCTTCCAGCAGACTTTTGATGCCCGACAGAAGATAGGACTCACTGATGCCAGGCACAAACTGGGGGTGAAGGATGCCCGAGAAAAACTGCTTCAAAAGGACGCTCGCTTCAAAATCAAAGGGAAGGTGCAGGATGCTCGGGAGATGTTGAATTCCCGCAAGCAGCAAAGTGTGGCTGCTGAAAAGGTGACCAAAGTGGTGGATGCCAGAGAGAAGATCAGCTTAAAAAGGAGCACTCCAGCTGCTATCAGCCCAGCTATGGGGACAGTAAATCCAGCTGTGAAAATCACCAAAACTATTCAA CAGAAGGCTCCAGTTCCTGGACACTCTCATCCAGCAGGAATGAGGATCAATGTGGTGAACAACCATACACATAAACAG GGTCTGTATGACACAGAAGATGATGAGGAAAGTGTCTCTCCCCTTCCTAGCAAACAGATGAAAATCACCACCACTAACAGTTTCCTGCACAACTCG ACTGGTCTGAgcagcaataaattctctttgtcCAAGACTGTTCCCCTGACTAAAGTGGTCCAGAACGATACATACACAGCTCCACCTGCAACTGCCCCTCCTATGCGGACAAAGGCCTTGGCAAACATGTCCCGGACCTTAGTGACAAAGGAAGTGCCTCCAAAAGAGCCAGCACCTGTTGAG CTGGCTTTCAGCCCTTTGGAAGGCACAAAGATGACCGTAAACAATCTGCATCCTCGAGTCACAGAAGAAGATATTGTT GAGTTATTCTGTGTGTGTGGCGCCCTGAAGCGAGCCCGGCTGGTGCACCCTGGCGTGGCTGAGGTAGTGTTTGTGAAGAAAGAAGATGCTATCACAGCATATAAGAAATACAACAACAGGTGTTTAGATG GTCAACCAATGAAATGCAATCTTCATATGAATGGGAATGTCATCACCTCAGACCAGCCTATATTGCT CCGACTGAGTGATACCCCTTCAGTGAAGAAGGAAGGGGAACCACGCCGGTCAAGTGCAAGCGCCTCCTCAAATCCCCCAGCTGAAGTGGACCCTGAAACTATCTTGAAGGCACTCTTCAAATCCTCAGGGGTCTCTGCCTCTGTGCAGCCCACAGAATTCAAAATTAAACTCTGA
- the POLDIP3 gene encoding polymerase delta-interacting protein 3 isoform X1 — protein MADLSLDELIRKRGVTVKGRLNTRPVFGGVRSRIGIQQNLLNRSSPAVSFQQTFDARQKIGLTDARHKLGVKDAREKLLQKDARFKIKGKVQDAREMLNSRKQQSVAAEKVTKVVDAREKISLKRSTPAAISPAMGTVNPAVKITKTIQQKAPVPGHSHPAGMRINVVNNHTHKQGLYDTEDDEESVSPLPSKQMKITTTNSFLHNSTGLSSNKFSLSKTVPLTKVVQNDTYTAPPATAPPMRTKALANMSRTLVTKEVPPKEPAPVELAFSPLEGTKMTVNNLHPRVTEEDIVELFCVCGALKRARLVHPGVAEVVFVKKEDAITAYKKYNNRCLDGQPMKCNLHMNGNVITSDQPILLRLSDTPSVKKEGEPRRSSASASSNPPAEVDPETILKALFKSSGVSASVQPTEFKIKL, from the exons ATGGCGGACCTGTCTCTGGACGAGCTCATACGGAAACGCGGTGTGACGGTGAAGGGGAG ACTTAACACACGGCCAGTGTTTGGAGGTGTAAGATCTCGCATTGGGATCCAGCAAAATCTTCTGAATAGATCATCACCAGCTGTGAGCTTCCAGCAGACTTTTGATGCCCGACAGAAGATAGGACTCACTGATGCCAGGCACAAACTGGGGGTGAAGGATGCCCGAGAAAAACTGCTTCAAAAGGACGCTCGCTTCAAAATCAAAGGGAAGGTGCAGGATGCTCGGGAGATGTTGAATTCCCGCAAGCAGCAAAGTGTGGCTGCTGAAAAGGTGACCAAAGTGGTGGATGCCAGAGAGAAGATCAGCTTAAAAAGGAGCACTCCAGCTGCTATCAGCCCAGCTATGGGGACAGTAAATCCAGCTGTGAAAATCACCAAAACTATTCAA CAGAAGGCTCCAGTTCCTGGACACTCTCATCCAGCAGGAATGAGGATCAATGTGGTGAACAACCATACACATAAACAG GGTCTGTATGACACAGAAGATGATGAGGAAAGTGTCTCTCCCCTTCCTAGCAAACAGATGAAAATCACCACCACTAACAGTTTCCTGCACAACTCG ACTGGTCTGAgcagcaataaattctctttgtcCAAGACTGTTCCCCTGACTAAAGTGGTCCAGAACGATACATACACAGCTCCACCTGCAACTGCCCCTCCTATGCGGACAAAGGCCTTGGCAAACATGTCCCGGACCTTAGTGACAAAGGAAGTGCCTCCAAAAGAGCCAGCACCTGTTGAG CTGGCTTTCAGCCCTTTGGAAGGCACAAAGATGACCGTAAACAATCTGCATCCTCGAGTCACAGAAGAAGATATTGTT GAGTTATTCTGTGTGTGTGGCGCCCTGAAGCGAGCCCGGCTGGTGCACCCTGGCGTGGCTGAGGTAGTGTTTGTGAAGAAAGAAGATGCTATCACAGCATATAAGAAATACAACAACAGGTGTTTAGATG GTCAACCAATGAAATGCAATCTTCATATGAATGGGAATGTCATCACCTCAGACCAGCCTATATTGCT CCGACTGAGTGATACCCCTTCAGTGAAGAAGGAAGGGGAACCACGCCGGTCAAGTGCAAGCGCCTCCTCAAATCCCCCAGCTGAAGTGGACCCTGAAACTATCTTGAAGGCACTCTTCAAATCCTCAGGGGTCTCTGCCTCTGTGCAGCCCACAGAATTCAAAATTAAACTCTGA
- the POLDIP3 gene encoding polymerase delta-interacting protein 3 isoform X2 — protein MADLSLDELIRKRGVTVKGRLNTRPVFGGVRSRIGIQQNLLNRSSPAVSFQQTFDARQKIGLTDARHKLGVKDAREKLLQKDARFKIKGKVQDAREMLNSRKQQSVAAEKVTKVVDAREKISLKRSTPAAISPAMGTVNPAVKITKTIQKAPVPGHSHPAGMRINVVNNHTHKQGLYDTEDDEESVSPLPSKQMKITTTNSFLHNSTGLSSNKFSLSKTVPLTKVVQNDTYTAPPATAPPMRTKALANMSRTLVTKEVPPKEPAPVELAFSPLEGTKMTVNNLHPRVTEEDIVELFCVCGALKRARLVHPGVAEVVFVKKEDAITAYKKYNNRCLDGQPMKCNLHMNGNVITSDQPILLRLSDTPSVKKEGEPRRSSASASSNPPAEVDPETILKALFKSSGVSASVQPTEFKIKL, from the exons ATGGCGGACCTGTCTCTGGACGAGCTCATACGGAAACGCGGTGTGACGGTGAAGGGGAG ACTTAACACACGGCCAGTGTTTGGAGGTGTAAGATCTCGCATTGGGATCCAGCAAAATCTTCTGAATAGATCATCACCAGCTGTGAGCTTCCAGCAGACTTTTGATGCCCGACAGAAGATAGGACTCACTGATGCCAGGCACAAACTGGGGGTGAAGGATGCCCGAGAAAAACTGCTTCAAAAGGACGCTCGCTTCAAAATCAAAGGGAAGGTGCAGGATGCTCGGGAGATGTTGAATTCCCGCAAGCAGCAAAGTGTGGCTGCTGAAAAGGTGACCAAAGTGGTGGATGCCAGAGAGAAGATCAGCTTAAAAAGGAGCACTCCAGCTGCTATCAGCCCAGCTATGGGGACAGTAAATCCAGCTGTGAAAATCACCAAAACTATTCAA AAGGCTCCAGTTCCTGGACACTCTCATCCAGCAGGAATGAGGATCAATGTGGTGAACAACCATACACATAAACAG GGTCTGTATGACACAGAAGATGATGAGGAAAGTGTCTCTCCCCTTCCTAGCAAACAGATGAAAATCACCACCACTAACAGTTTCCTGCACAACTCG ACTGGTCTGAgcagcaataaattctctttgtcCAAGACTGTTCCCCTGACTAAAGTGGTCCAGAACGATACATACACAGCTCCACCTGCAACTGCCCCTCCTATGCGGACAAAGGCCTTGGCAAACATGTCCCGGACCTTAGTGACAAAGGAAGTGCCTCCAAAAGAGCCAGCACCTGTTGAG CTGGCTTTCAGCCCTTTGGAAGGCACAAAGATGACCGTAAACAATCTGCATCCTCGAGTCACAGAAGAAGATATTGTT GAGTTATTCTGTGTGTGTGGCGCCCTGAAGCGAGCCCGGCTGGTGCACCCTGGCGTGGCTGAGGTAGTGTTTGTGAAGAAAGAAGATGCTATCACAGCATATAAGAAATACAACAACAGGTGTTTAGATG GTCAACCAATGAAATGCAATCTTCATATGAATGGGAATGTCATCACCTCAGACCAGCCTATATTGCT CCGACTGAGTGATACCCCTTCAGTGAAGAAGGAAGGGGAACCACGCCGGTCAAGTGCAAGCGCCTCCTCAAATCCCCCAGCTGAAGTGGACCCTGAAACTATCTTGAAGGCACTCTTCAAATCCTCAGGGGTCTCTGCCTCTGTGCAGCCCACAGAATTCAAAATTAAACTCTGA